A stretch of DNA from Serinibacter arcticus:
TCGCATCGCTGTCTCGCCGCGCCGAAACCCTGGCGACGCGAGCTACCAGAGCGACGCGGGCTCGCCGCCGCCGGGTGGTGGCCGACCCGATCGGTCCACGGTCGTCCGGGAGGTGGGGGCGGCCGGTGCCCGAGGCCCGTTCGTGCCGGCCCGCCGATCGTCGGTCCCTCGACCACCGGTGGGACGACCGCCGCTGGTCTCCGCGCCGCCACCGATCCGTTTCGTGCGGGGGACGAGCAGGGCGTCGGCCAGGCGTGAGGTCGCGCCGATGCGACGACCGTCGGCAGCGGCGAAGACGAACCCGCCTCGGACGGGCAGCACCGAGATGTTGTGCCGGTGGACCTGGTGGTGGTGTCGCGAGCACAGGGTGACGCCGTTCTCCAGCGAGGTCGGCCCGTCGTTCGCCCAGTGGTGGATGTGGTGCACCTCGCACCAGGTCGCCCGCAGGCTGCAGCCAGGGAACTGGCAGTGCCGGTCGCGGGTCAGGATCGCCCTCCGGAGGTCGCCCTCGAAGGTGCGCATCGACTGTCCGACGTCGAGGGGTGAGCCGTCGGCGTCCAGGGCGACACGCTGCAGCAGGGCGTCGCACGCCAGCACGTCCAGTGCAGCGAACGGGATCAGCGTTCCGTCCTGCAGCTGGGCGAGCGGCGGTTCGACAGTCAGCCCGGAGGCGCGGAACGCGGTGCCCGAGCGCCCGGCGCCGTCTCCGACCGCCCCGCCCGCGTCCGCCACCGCGGCCGCTCCAGCCTGCGCCGCGAGGCCGGCCTCCCGCTGCCCGCACATCAGGCGCCGACGTTCGGTCAGCAGGAGCCAGGTCGCGATCGGGACGAGGATCGACAGGTGGGGTCGCACCTGGGCGCCGCCCTTGTGCGATCCGCACGACAGCGCATGGTCGGCGAGCCCCGCGAGAGCGTCGGCGCGGCGCTGGTCGGGCGAGCGGTCGTCGTCGCCGGCGGGTACGGGGGTGACGGCGTCGAGCGCGGTGCGGAGGGTCTCGCCGGCGACCACGTCGAGCAGCCCCTCGATCCGGATGCCGCCCTCGCGCGGACTCAGCCGGACGAAGCGTCGCCGCTGCACCTCCTCGTGGCCGTGGTCGGCGGAGTCGGCCTCCAGCGAGGCGACGAGCGCTCGCAGCTGCTTGCGCGTCTCCGGTACGGACAGGGTCGACGCCGCCTCGACGATCTCCTTGCTCGCTGTGAGCACCCGCTCCCGGGCTCGCTCCGACGCCTCGCCGAGCACGTCCCCGATCGCGCGGACGTGCTCGATGCTGACCGCGCCCGCCGCGGCGGCCTCGCGGATCGCCGGCAGCTGCACGAGCGTCTCCGCCGTGCGCTCCTCGCCGATCGACGCCCCGCGACCCTGGCGCGACGTCCGCCCGCGCCACTCGGTGTAGGTCACCCCGGCGTCGCTGCCCTCCCAGGCGCCGGCCCGCTGGATCCGCGCGGCGAGGTCGGCGCGTGCGAGGCCGATGACCGTCGCGGTCTCGTCCAGCAGCCCGAGCGCCTCGCGCAGCTCCGCCGCGCTCCCGGCGCCCCCACCATCAGCTCCACCCCCGCGAACCGCCCCGGCCACCTCGCCGGCCGCATCCTTCGCGCGACGGGCCGTCCTCAGGACCGCACCCGGAAGCGGAACCAGCGCCCTCACGACCTCCGCCACCACCTCAACCACCCCCGCCCCGTCGTCCGCCGAAACCCGCCCGACTCGAACTGATGTTGTAACGCTACGCCCGACCACCGACATCGACCTGGCGGGCCCTCGACCCTGTGGACAACAGGCGTACCGTGAGCCATCCGCTCGACCCTCCGCGACGAACTACGGACATGGACACGACCCGACCCCAGCGCGACGGCGACAGCGACGCCTCCCCGTCAGCCCCGCCCCCCACCTCGACGATCTGGCTGCCGGGCCGGTGGCTCGGTGCGCTCACGGGCGTGGTCGTGGTCGGACTTGCGCTCGCCGTCGCCGAGCTGCTCTCGATCCTCGGCGACCGGGTGCAGCTGCTGAACCAGTTCAGCTCGCCGCTGCTGGCCGTCGGCGCCGCCTTCATCACGCTCACGCCCGAGTGGCTGAAGCAGTTCGCGATCGCCACGTTCGGCGAGCAGGACAAGGTCGCGCTGCAGGTCGGCATGGGCGTCACGGTGCTGATCGCCGCCGCCGTCATCGGTCTGGTCGCGCGCCGCAGCCCGAGGGTTGCGGCCGTCCTGCTGGCCGCGTTCGTCGCGATCTGCGGAGTCGCCGTCCTGACCCGCCCCGCCGCGGTCGGGGTCATCGACCTGCTGCCCTCGATCGTGGGCGGCGTCGTCGGCGTCCTGGTGCTGGGCTACCTCTTCCGTCGTCGCGAGGTCGCGGCCCCCGCCGCACCGGTCGACCCCGATGTTGAGCCCACCCCCCAGGACTACCCGTCCCGCCGCACCACCACGCCGGTGATGGACAGCGCGCTCGGTCGCCGTCGCTTCCTCAGCCTGGTCGGCATCACCGCGGCCGCGGCCACCGCCGCCACCGCGATCGGCCGCTTCCTCCCCAGCTACGCCGACGTCCAGGCGAGCCGCGACGCCCTCCAGGTCCCGTCCGCCACGCCGCAGAGCTTCCCCGACGGCCTCACCCTCGACACCATCGAAGAAGCCGTCGACGGTCAGGGCGCGTTCCTCACGCCGAACGAGGACTTCTACCGCGTGGACACCGCGCTGACCCTGCCGAACATCACGGCTGACGACTGGTCGCTGAAGATCCACGGCCTCGTCGACCGCGAGCGCACGCTCACCTACGACGAGATCGTCAACCTCCCGCTCGTCGAGCGCACGATCACCCTCACCTGCGTGTCCAACGAGGTCGGTGGCGGGCTCGTGGGCACCGCGACGTGGATCGGCACGCCGATCAAGGACCTGCTCGAGGACCTCGGGCCGAGCTCGGACGCCGACTGCGTGCTCTGCACCAGCATCGACGGCTTCACCCTCACCGCCCCGCTCGAGGCGCTCGTCGACGGCCGGGACTCGCTCCTCGCCGTCGCCATGAACGGCGAGATCCTCCCGCAGCGCAACGGCTTCCCGGTGCGCATGGTCGTGCCCGGCCTGTACGGCTACGTCTCGGCGACGAAGTGGATCGTCGACATGAAGGTGAGCAGGTTCTCCGACGAGGTCGCCTACTGGACCCAGCGCGGCTGGGCCGAGCAGGCGCCGATCAAGACCGCCTCGCGCATCGACGTCCCGCGCGGCTTCAACCAGGCCGCCGTCGGCGACGAGGTCGTCATCGCGGGTGTCGCGTGGGCGCAGCAGCGCGGGATCGAGAACGTGGAGATCCAGATCGACGACGGCGAGTGGCAGCCCGTGGAGCTCTCGCCCGCGCTCTCGAACGACACGTGGCGCCAGTGGCGCACGACGTGGGTGGCCGAGCAGGGCGTCCACACCATTCGCTGCCGCGCGTACGACGGCACGGGCGAGCTGCAGACGGAGGAGATCGCACCCCCGATCCCGAACGGCTCCTCCGGCTACGACGCCCGGAGCATCACGGTCTCCTGAGGGGGCCACCAGCACCCAGCACCACCGAGGGCGATCCTGTCGCCGTCGCCGATCCACCCAGGATCGTCACGACGGCGGAGGGTCGCCCTCACTGCTGTCCCCACCGTGCGTGGTGGCGGCGGCCCGACGCCGGCCGTCCCTCGTCAGGACGGCGTCCGCCCCTGTGTCCAGGGGAGGACACCACTCTCTGTACAGGGGAGGACACCACCCGTCTCCCGCCGTCAGCACCCGCATCACCACGGCCCACCACCCGCGCCGATGCACGGTTCCGCCCTCCCGAGAACCCGCTCAGAAAAAATCTCGCGATCCGACCCATCCGTATTCCCCACCACGTCGAACTACTCGTGAGACCGGCCACCAGGCCGCACCCGTCACGAAGGAGCTTGACAATGTTCACCACCCGGAAGACCTTCACCTCGATCGCCGCTGTTGCCGCTCTCGCGCTCACCCTCTCCGCCTGTGGCGGTTCGGGTGACGAGGACATGACCGAGGAGTCCAGCCCCACGATGTCCGAGTCCGAGACGGCGTCGCCGTCGCCCTCGGAGACCGAGACCGAGTCGGCCTCCCCCTCGGAGACCGAGTCCGCGACCGACGACATGGCTGACCCGGCCGCGAACCTCGTCGGCGCCGGCTGCGCCGCCTACGCCGAGGCCGTTCCGGACGGCGCCGGCTCCGTCGGTGGCATGGCGCTCGACCCGGTCGCCACCGCTGCGTCCAACAACCCGCTCCTCACCACGCTGACCGCGGCCGTCTCCGGCGGGCTCAACCCGGGCGTCGACCTGGTCAGCACGCTGAACAGCGACGAGTTCACGGTCTTCGCGCCGGTCGACGAGGCCTTCGCGGCCGTCGACCCCGCCACGATCGAGACGCTCAAGACCGACAGCGAGCTCCTCACCACGATCCTGACCTACCACGTGGTCCCCGGCCAGCTCGACCCGACGGCCGTCGTCGGCGAGCAGACCACCGTCCAGGGTGGGACCGTCGAGGTCACCGGTGAGGGCGACAACCTCATGGTGAACGGCGCCAGCGTCATCTGCGGTGGCGTCCAGACCGCCAACGCCACGGTGTACCTGATCGACTCGGTCCTCATGCCCCCGATGTGATCAGCACCTCCCCCTCTAGGCCATCGCAGGGCCGACAGACTCCCGGTGTCTCACGGTGCCGGGTGGCCGGTTGAGGGACCGGTGGGCCGATGCCCCGCCTCCGATCAGGGAGGCGGGGCATCGCGCTGTCTCGGGAACGGGTCGCGCATCTCGCGATGCGGACGCCCGCTCCGAACGATGGACGCCCCCCGCGCGTCCCCGCTACTCTCCTAGAACCATCCAGAGCGGCCGAGAGATCTGGCTCGACGACGCCGCAGCAACCCCCAACGGAAGCCTCCCGCGGGAAGGGTGCTCACGCCAGGACCGATGGAGAGAGCAATGCGGGCACCACTCCCGCGGAGCACGGCACGGGGGAGGCGGTCATGACGACCTCCGACCTGTACCGTCCGCCGCGACCGACGATCAGCTACGAGCTGTACCCCCCACGCACACCCAAGGGCGAGACCCAGGTGTGGGACACGGTCACCCAGCTCGCCGACCACGTCGCCGACTACTTCTCCGTCACGTACGGGGCCTCGGGCTCGACGGCGTCGACGTCGCAGGCGCTCGTCGAGCGCATCATCAACGAGACGTCCGTCCCGGTCATCGCCCACCTCACGTGCGTGGGTCGGACGGCCGAGCAGCTCCGCGAGGTCGTCGGAGCCTTCCTCGACGCCGGCGTCCGCAACTTCCTCGCGCTGCGCGGCGACCCGCCCGAGGGTGTCGTGGACTGGAAGCCCGCGCCGGGCGAGGTCGGCCGCGCGTGCGACCTGGTGACGCTGATCCGTGAGGTCGAGGCCGAGCGCTTCGGCTCCCGCGGGCTCGACCCGATCTCCCGGCTCGCCGACCACCGCAGCCGCCGCACGGCGGTGAGCATCGCCGTCGCCGCCTACCCGGGCCTCGAGCGTGCCGGTGCCGCGCCCGACGGCGGTCACCCCGCCGGCGGCGTGACCGACGGCGCGGTCGCCGGGGCCAGCCGGTTCCGCGTCCGCGAGGACGAGCTCGTCGCGCTGCGCGCCAAGCAGGACGCCGGCGCCGACTTCGCGATCACCCAGCTCTTCTTCGACGCCGCGGCCTACCGCGAGCTGCTGGGCGCGTCCCGGGCGGCCGGGATCAGGCTGCCGCTGGTGCCCGGGATCCTGCCGCTGACGGACCCCGCCCGCATCCGTCGCCTGTGCGACCTCAACGGCATCGCCCACCCGGCCGAGATCCTCGGCACGCTCGACGCCACGACCGACCCGGAGGAGCGCCGTCGGATCGGCCTCGAGGCGACGACGTCGCTCGTCCGCGACGTCCTCGCGGCCGGCGCCCCCGGGCTGCACCTGTACACGTTCAACAAGGCCGACGGCGTCACCGCCCTCCTGGAGGACGTGCTCGCCGAGCGAATGCCGGCCTGATCCCGACGGCGGAGCACGCCTCCGCCGCCCCGCCCGACCCCCGTCGGGCCCCACGCCGATCCGACACGGATCCGTACGAAGCGTCGCAAGCCGGAGCCCCGCGCGACGTGACCATCCGCAGCACCCGACACACCGACGTCGCAAGCCGGAGCCCCGCGCGACGTCGCCCCTCCGCACACCGTGATGTCGCCCGCGACGTCAACAACGCCCCAAGGAGACGCCATGAGCGCCACCACCCAGCACCACGAGCTCCCCACCGCCACGATCCTCGGCTACCCCCGCATCGGGCCCCGCCGCGAGCTGAAGAAGGCGGTCGAGTCCCACTGGGCCGGCCGGACGACCGAGGCCGAGCTCGAGCAGGCGGCGGCCGAGCTGCGCCGCCGCACCCTCACGCACCTGCGCGACCTCGGTCTCGCCGTTGAGGACTCCTCGATCCCGCTCGACTTCTCCTACTACGACCAGGTGCACGACGTCGCCGTCGCGCTCGGGGTCGTCCCGGAGCGGTTCGCGGACCTGCGCGCCGCGGACGGCACGATCGACCTCGCCGGCTACTTCACGCTCGCCCGTGGCGAGGGTGATCGCGTCCCGCTCGAGATGACGAAGTGGCTCGACTCCAACTACCACTACCTCGTGCCCGAGATCGGCCCGGCGACGGCGATCTCCTACGCCGGTTCGCGTCGCGTCCAGGAGGTGCGCGAGGCCGCCGATCTCGGCATCACCGGGCGCCCGGTGCTCATCGGGCCCGTGACCCTGCTGCTCCTGGCCAAGGCCGCCGACGGCTCGCCCGAGGACTTCTCGCCCCTGGATCGGCTCGACGACGTCGTGGCCGCCTACGCCGCGCTG
This window harbors:
- a CDS encoding HNH endonuclease signature motif containing protein gives rise to the protein MAGAVRGGGADGGGAGSAAELREALGLLDETATVIGLARADLAARIQRAGAWEGSDAGVTYTEWRGRTSRQGRGASIGEERTAETLVQLPAIREAAAAGAVSIEHVRAIGDVLGEASERARERVLTASKEIVEAASTLSVPETRKQLRALVASLEADSADHGHEEVQRRRFVRLSPREGGIRIEGLLDVVAGETLRTALDAVTPVPAGDDDRSPDQRRADALAGLADHALSCGSHKGGAQVRPHLSILVPIATWLLLTERRRLMCGQREAGLAAQAGAAAVADAGGAVGDGAGRSGTAFRASGLTVEPPLAQLQDGTLIPFAALDVLACDALLQRVALDADGSPLDVGQSMRTFEGDLRRAILTRDRHCQFPGCSLRATWCEVHHIHHWANDGPTSLENGVTLCSRHHHQVHRHNISVLPVRGGFVFAAADGRRIGATSRLADALLVPRTKRIGGGAETSGGRPTGGRGTDDRRAGTNGPRAPAAPTSRTTVDRSGRPPPGGGEPASLW
- a CDS encoding molybdopterin-dependent oxidoreductase yields the protein MDTTRPQRDGDSDASPSAPPPTSTIWLPGRWLGALTGVVVVGLALAVAELLSILGDRVQLLNQFSSPLLAVGAAFITLTPEWLKQFAIATFGEQDKVALQVGMGVTVLIAAAVIGLVARRSPRVAAVLLAAFVAICGVAVLTRPAAVGVIDLLPSIVGGVVGVLVLGYLFRRREVAAPAAPVDPDVEPTPQDYPSRRTTTPVMDSALGRRRFLSLVGITAAAATAATAIGRFLPSYADVQASRDALQVPSATPQSFPDGLTLDTIEEAVDGQGAFLTPNEDFYRVDTALTLPNITADDWSLKIHGLVDRERTLTYDEIVNLPLVERTITLTCVSNEVGGGLVGTATWIGTPIKDLLEDLGPSSDADCVLCTSIDGFTLTAPLEALVDGRDSLLAVAMNGEILPQRNGFPVRMVVPGLYGYVSATKWIVDMKVSRFSDEVAYWTQRGWAEQAPIKTASRIDVPRGFNQAAVGDEVVIAGVAWAQQRGIENVEIQIDDGEWQPVELSPALSNDTWRQWRTTWVAEQGVHTIRCRAYDGTGELQTEEIAPPIPNGSSGYDARSITVS
- a CDS encoding fasciclin domain-containing protein, giving the protein MFTTRKTFTSIAAVAALALTLSACGGSGDEDMTEESSPTMSESETASPSPSETETESASPSETESATDDMADPAANLVGAGCAAYAEAVPDGAGSVGGMALDPVATAASNNPLLTTLTAAVSGGLNPGVDLVSTLNSDEFTVFAPVDEAFAAVDPATIETLKTDSELLTTILTYHVVPGQLDPTAVVGEQTTVQGGTVEVTGEGDNLMVNGASVICGGVQTANATVYLIDSVLMPPM
- a CDS encoding methylenetetrahydrofolate reductase, encoding MTTSDLYRPPRPTISYELYPPRTPKGETQVWDTVTQLADHVADYFSVTYGASGSTASTSQALVERIINETSVPVIAHLTCVGRTAEQLREVVGAFLDAGVRNFLALRGDPPEGVVDWKPAPGEVGRACDLVTLIREVEAERFGSRGLDPISRLADHRSRRTAVSIAVAAYPGLERAGAAPDGGHPAGGVTDGAVAGASRFRVREDELVALRAKQDAGADFAITQLFFDAAAYRELLGASRAAGIRLPLVPGILPLTDPARIRRLCDLNGIAHPAEILGTLDATTDPEERRRIGLEATTSLVRDVLAAGAPGLHLYTFNKADGVTALLEDVLAERMPA